A genomic window from Phyllopteryx taeniolatus isolate TA_2022b chromosome 2, UOR_Ptae_1.2, whole genome shotgun sequence includes:
- the LOC133474354 gene encoding TATA-box-binding protein, producing the protein MDQNNSIPAFQGLASPQGAMTPGMPIFSPMMPYGSGLTPQPVQNTNSLSILEEQQRQQQQAQQAQQANAGLPGTSGQTPQLFHSQAVTGSTTTALPGNTPLYNTPLTPMTPITPATPASESSGIVPQLQNIVSTVNLGCKLDLKTIALRARNAEYNPKRFAAVIMRIREPRTTALIFSSGKMVCTGAKSEEQSRLAARKYARVVQKLGFPAKFLDFKIQNMVGSCDVKFPIRLEGLVLTHQQFSSYEPELFPGLIYRMIKPRIVLLIFVSGKVVLTGAKVREEINEAFGNIYPILKGFRKTT; encoded by the exons ggTGCCATGACACCAGGAATGCCAATCTTCAGTCCCATGATGCCATATGGTTCAGGCCTGACACCTCAACCTGTTCAGAACACAAACAGTTTGTCTATACTGGAGGAACAGCAGCGACAGCAACAACAGGCGCAACAAGCACAGCAGGCAAATGCAG GCCTTCCAGGAACGTCGGGGCAGACTCCTCAACTCTTCCATTCCCAGGCAGTCACAGGTTCAACTACCACAGCACTGCCAGGGAACACCCCACTCTACAACACCCCACTGACCCCCATGACCCCCATCACACCAGCCACGCCAGCCTCTGAGAGCTCCGGAATAGTTCCACAGCTACA AAATATCGTGTCAACTGTAAATCTAGGCTGTAAACTGGATTTGAAGACCATTGCATTGCGAGCCAGGAATGCAGAATACAACCCAAAG CGTTTTGCTGCAGTTATCATGAGAATACGAGAACCCCGCACCACAGCTCTTATTTTTAGCTCTGGGAAGATGGTCTGCACAGGAGCAAAGAG TGAGGAGCAGTCACGGTTAGCGGCCAGGAAATATGCTCGTGTGGTGCAAAAGCTCGGTTTTCCTGCCAAGTTTTTGGACTTCAAGATACAGAATATGGTGGGCAGTTGTGACGTGAAGTTCCCCATTCGTCTGGAAGGCTTAGTACTCACGCATCAACAGTTCAGCAG CTATGAACCTGAGCTGTTTCCAGGGTTGATTTATAGAATGATCAAACCGAGAATTGTCTTGCTCATCTTTGTTTCTGGAAAGGTCGTATTAACAG GTGCAAAGGTGAGAGAGGAAATCAACGAAGCATTTGGGAACATCTACCCCATCCTAAAAGGTTTCCGTAAGACGACGTAG